A window of Chitinivibrio alkaliphilus ACht1 contains these coding sequences:
- the carB gene encoding carbamoyl-phosphate synthase large subunit: MPKRTDIHKIMIIGSGPIVIGQACEFDYSGAQACKALKQEGYEVILVNSNPATIMTDPDMADKTYIEPVTPACVEKIIKKERPDALLPTLGGQTGLNTAMACAERGVLDRYDVELIGADIDVIRRAEDRSEFKAAMERIGLDMPKSAFAYNLDEAWEIAEKFGFPCIVRPSFTMGGTGGGIVNNKEEFETVVASGLRNSPISEVLIDESILGWKEYELEVMRDAHDNVVIVCSIENIDPMGIHTGDSITVAPAQTLTDRQYQHMRDAALAIIREIGVETGGSNVQFAVNPENGRLIVIEMNPRVSRSSALASKATGFPIAKFAAMLSVGYTLDEIQNDITRETPACFEPSIDYVVTKAPRFAFEKFPEADASLGVQMKAVGETMAIGRTFKESLQKALRGLETGHVGFEAASMHALSPEDIRLALKRLDADRIFYIRAALDAKISVEEIYEITMVDPWFLRNMADIVTFEEKIQPSVLDASVETQKEMIMEAKQMGFSDTQLARMFQFSDEAAFRAYRKDLGISAVYKLVDTCAAEFEAYTPYYYSTYEEENEGSRSNRKKIVILGGGPNRIGQGIEFDYCCCQASYAMEELGYESIMVNSNPETVSTDYDTSDKLYFEPLTFEDVMNIIDAEEPDGVVVQFGGQTPLNLAARLKEAGTPIIGTSVESIDRAEDRDGFGNLCKKLGVRQPPNGMAETPEEAAEIAGRIGFPVLLRPSFVLGGRGMRIVYSFEELEQFIHEAKRAGEDRPVLIDKFVGDSIEIDVDAVSDGTDCIVCGVMEHIEEAGVHSGDSACVLPPHTLSRKIVAEISQITKNIARELSVVGLLNIQFAVDGNDVYILEVNPRASRTVPFVSKATGVPWAKIAAKVMTGIPLANLPEAVNPPMDYFAVKEAVLPFNKFPGAEIILGPEMKSTGEVMGIDRDFGSAYAKAQEAAYNELPASGKVFISVRDSMRRNITFMVKKLYELGFSIYATEGTAKALLSSAVPTMEVAKIGEGKPDVVDLIKANTFDLVINIPEGQKALKDSKPIRSAAVTHGVTYVTTIEGAQAAVAGMDSLDKKDYTVKPIQEYGRAYKRIMEGLGKPSLQDSLFD; this comes from the coding sequence ATGCCAAAGCGTACGGATATACACAAAATAATGATAATCGGAAGTGGCCCCATTGTGATTGGGCAAGCCTGCGAATTTGATTATTCTGGTGCACAGGCTTGTAAGGCCTTAAAGCAGGAAGGGTATGAGGTAATTTTGGTTAACTCAAACCCGGCGACAATTATGACAGATCCTGATATGGCTGATAAAACCTATATTGAGCCGGTTACTCCTGCCTGTGTTGAAAAAATAATTAAGAAAGAGCGCCCCGATGCACTCCTGCCTACCCTTGGGGGGCAGACCGGGCTGAACACAGCCATGGCCTGTGCTGAACGGGGCGTTTTGGATCGATATGACGTCGAGCTGATTGGGGCAGATATTGATGTCATTCGCCGTGCTGAAGATCGGAGTGAATTTAAGGCAGCCATGGAGCGTATTGGTCTTGATATGCCCAAATCTGCCTTTGCCTATAACCTTGATGAGGCGTGGGAGATTGCTGAAAAGTTCGGGTTTCCCTGTATTGTTCGTCCCAGTTTTACCATGGGTGGTACCGGTGGTGGTATTGTCAATAACAAAGAAGAGTTTGAAACGGTTGTTGCAAGTGGCTTGCGTAACTCTCCCATCAGTGAAGTACTGATTGATGAATCCATCCTTGGGTGGAAAGAGTATGAGCTTGAAGTGATGCGGGATGCCCATGATAATGTGGTTATCGTTTGTTCCATTGAAAATATTGATCCCATGGGTATTCACACAGGAGATTCTATCACGGTAGCTCCGGCCCAAACCTTGACAGATAGACAGTATCAACACATGCGGGATGCTGCCTTGGCAATTATTCGTGAGATTGGGGTGGAAACCGGTGGATCCAATGTGCAATTTGCCGTGAATCCGGAAAACGGTCGACTTATTGTTATTGAGATGAACCCTCGTGTGAGTAGGAGTTCCGCCTTGGCATCAAAAGCAACGGGCTTTCCCATTGCCAAGTTTGCTGCCATGCTCTCCGTGGGCTACACCCTTGATGAAATACAGAATGATATTACACGGGAAACGCCGGCCTGTTTTGAACCATCCATCGATTATGTGGTAACCAAGGCACCTCGTTTTGCCTTTGAGAAATTTCCTGAAGCCGATGCAAGCCTTGGGGTACAAATGAAAGCGGTGGGGGAAACCATGGCCATCGGTCGTACCTTTAAAGAGTCCTTACAAAAGGCACTTCGCGGCTTAGAAACAGGCCATGTTGGGTTTGAAGCGGCATCCATGCACGCGCTTTCCCCCGAGGATATTCGCCTGGCCCTGAAGCGACTCGATGCAGATAGAATCTTCTATATTCGTGCTGCCCTTGATGCAAAGATATCCGTTGAAGAAATATATGAAATTACCATGGTTGATCCATGGTTTCTGCGTAATATGGCTGACATTGTTACCTTTGAAGAGAAGATACAGCCTTCTGTGCTAGATGCATCAGTGGAAACGCAGAAAGAGATGATCATGGAAGCCAAGCAGATGGGCTTTTCTGATACCCAATTGGCACGGATGTTCCAATTTTCCGACGAAGCAGCCTTTCGTGCCTACCGAAAAGATCTCGGTATTTCTGCAGTGTATAAACTTGTTGACACCTGTGCGGCTGAGTTTGAGGCGTATACCCCCTACTACTACTCAACCTACGAAGAAGAAAACGAGGGCTCACGCAGTAACCGAAAGAAAATTGTCATTCTCGGGGGTGGGCCAAACCGTATTGGACAGGGGATTGAGTTTGATTATTGTTGTTGTCAAGCATCCTATGCCATGGAAGAGTTGGGGTATGAATCAATCATGGTTAATTCAAATCCTGAGACTGTCTCTACGGATTATGACACCTCGGATAAACTCTATTTTGAGCCCCTTACCTTTGAAGATGTAATGAATATTATTGATGCTGAAGAACCGGACGGCGTTGTGGTGCAGTTTGGTGGGCAGACTCCGCTCAATCTTGCAGCACGGCTGAAAGAGGCTGGTACCCCTATTATCGGTACTTCTGTTGAGTCTATTGACCGTGCCGAAGATCGTGACGGCTTTGGTAATTTATGCAAAAAACTCGGGGTGCGTCAGCCGCCGAACGGCATGGCGGAAACGCCTGAGGAAGCAGCGGAAATTGCTGGACGAATTGGGTTTCCTGTGTTGCTTCGTCCCTCCTTTGTTCTTGGTGGACGGGGTATGCGTATTGTATACTCCTTTGAAGAGCTTGAGCAGTTTATTCATGAAGCAAAACGGGCAGGGGAAGATCGTCCCGTACTGATTGATAAATTTGTGGGAGACTCCATTGAGATTGATGTCGATGCCGTATCTGATGGTACGGACTGTATTGTGTGTGGTGTCATGGAACATATTGAGGAAGCGGGGGTTCATTCCGGTGATTCTGCCTGTGTTCTTCCTCCCCATACGCTTTCCCGAAAAATTGTGGCTGAAATATCCCAGATTACCAAAAATATTGCACGGGAACTTTCTGTGGTGGGGTTACTGAATATTCAGTTTGCCGTAGACGGAAATGATGTGTACATTCTTGAAGTAAACCCACGAGCTTCGCGGACTGTTCCCTTTGTGAGCAAAGCCACGGGAGTTCCCTGGGCAAAAATTGCAGCGAAGGTTATGACAGGAATTCCCCTGGCAAATCTTCCTGAAGCGGTGAATCCTCCCATGGATTATTTTGCTGTGAAAGAGGCGGTTCTTCCTTTTAATAAATTTCCTGGAGCGGAAATTATACTTGGCCCTGAGATGAAGTCTACGGGGGAAGTAATGGGAATTGACCGGGATTTTGGCAGTGCGTACGCCAAGGCTCAGGAGGCTGCATATAATGAGCTTCCCGCCAGTGGAAAAGTCTTTATTTCTGTACGGGACAGTATGCGTCGAAATATTACATTCATGGTGAAAAAACTCTATGAATTGGGCTTTTCTATTTATGCAACAGAGGGAACTGCTAAGGCACTCCTGAGCAGTGCAGTGCCCACCATGGAAGTTGCAAAGATTGGTGAGGGAAAACCGGATGTGGTTGATCTTATTAAGGCAAATACCTTTGACTTGGTAATTAATATTCCGGAAGGACAAAAGGCATTGAAAGATTCCAAGCCAATTCGCAGTGCTGCTGTGACCCATGGGGTAACCTATGTTACCACTATTGAAGGTGCTCAGGCGGCGGTTGCAGGGATGGATTCCCTTGATAAGAAAGACTATACGGTAAAACCAATTCAAGAGTATGGACGAGCCTATAAGCGTATCATGGAAGGATTGGGTAAGCCGAGCTTACAGGATAGTCTTTTCGACTAA
- a CDS encoding lysylphosphatidylglycerol synthase transmembrane domain-containing protein, producing the protein MKNGLFFLFKLAITLTVILYIVYTVGWDTIVQEITEAHRGFFLGAVGVFGCSMILGSQQWRELLKMKNIEISPLKALQIYTTGLFFYNFMFGVVGGDAYKVTALHLGGDSGTHAFASTFLDRFFGLVVINIFALMGGTILLVSNIQRGLPPYSAMAVLFLFSTIFAVIFATLLSRRLQEKTKGSIKKLKWLPYADKIHSLLETTFINRKNRGERSILGKVAIYSFSIQTLRIVVHILCAAALGMYSHDRLPYFFIIIPIISLVMVVPLPFGVKEVFGGKLFMAAGFPSSATIMELLASIVAILCSLAGGVTFLMGNHTEASE; encoded by the coding sequence ATGAAAAACGGACTGTTCTTTCTGTTCAAACTCGCCATTACCCTGACGGTTATTCTCTATATTGTATATACCGTGGGGTGGGATACGATCGTGCAAGAAATTACGGAAGCACATCGGGGCTTTTTTTTAGGAGCCGTGGGGGTCTTTGGGTGTAGCATGATACTGGGCTCGCAACAGTGGCGTGAACTTCTCAAGATGAAGAACATAGAAATCTCCCCACTCAAGGCATTGCAAATATATACGACGGGCTTATTTTTCTATAATTTCATGTTCGGCGTGGTAGGAGGCGATGCCTATAAAGTAACAGCTCTACATTTAGGAGGAGATTCAGGAACCCACGCCTTTGCCTCTACGTTTCTCGATAGATTTTTCGGCCTGGTAGTAATAAATATATTTGCTCTCATGGGAGGAACAATCCTCTTGGTAAGCAATATTCAACGAGGATTACCACCGTATTCAGCCATGGCGGTTCTATTCCTCTTTTCAACAATCTTTGCCGTTATTTTTGCAACACTTCTGTCACGACGGCTGCAAGAAAAAACAAAAGGCAGTATCAAAAAACTGAAATGGCTCCCCTATGCCGATAAGATTCACTCGCTCCTCGAAACAACCTTTATCAATCGGAAAAACCGAGGTGAGCGTTCCATACTCGGCAAAGTTGCAATATACTCTTTTTCGATTCAAACACTCCGTATTGTGGTACACATCCTGTGTGCTGCGGCGCTGGGAATGTATAGCCATGATCGACTTCCCTACTTTTTTATTATTATCCCCATTATATCACTCGTTATGGTGGTCCCCCTCCCCTTTGGAGTTAAGGAAGTATTTGGTGGTAAGCTCTTCATGGCAGCAGGCTTTCCCTCCTCTGCAACAATTATGGAGCTCTTAGCATCCATTGTAGCAATACTCTGCTCTCTTGCCGGGGGGGTTACCTTTCTTATGGGAAATCATACAGAAGCTTCTGAATAA
- a CDS encoding ABC transporter permease has translation MNILHLALNNIRRSTMRAFLTALSVMVAAATLVVVLSVDRGYQESVQRDLVENTGVHLYLTKEGCPIEASSVIAQGGLSPLYVEEEIIPMVEETEGVSAILPFKLFAETLPDGSRTDIFMGITDAIHGLRPDWTLEEGGWFEDEKSVILGADMAQIENVSVGDQIYSEPFDMVFTVTGILERSYSQDDGIFFLPLETAQKMINREGRLSAIALKLHDIDRLQEISLELRGQLPEGYYVLGAKELSDGILGFFAATRTIMFVMVGVAFGVSVFGIINTMLMAVMERKREIAYLKCVGARRSDILKLITAETLLICLAGALAGIILGLVITPIAGSFLRTLLVAYVPAGSIVSPGLDIVLLSLVLSVSTGLLCALYPALKASSIVPMEVLRNE, from the coding sequence ATGAATATTCTTCATCTTGCCCTCAACAACATCCGCCGCAGCACCATGCGCGCCTTTCTGACGGCGCTCAGCGTCATGGTGGCGGCGGCCACCCTTGTGGTGGTACTCTCCGTTGACCGGGGCTATCAGGAATCGGTCCAGCGGGATCTTGTGGAAAATACGGGGGTCCACCTCTATCTCACAAAGGAGGGATGTCCCATTGAGGCCTCCTCTGTCATAGCTCAAGGCGGATTAAGCCCCCTCTATGTGGAGGAAGAGATTATCCCCATGGTGGAAGAGACCGAGGGAGTATCGGCCATACTCCCCTTCAAGCTCTTTGCCGAAACCCTCCCCGATGGCTCCCGGACAGATATTTTCATGGGCATCACCGACGCCATACATGGGCTTCGTCCCGACTGGACCCTTGAAGAAGGTGGATGGTTTGAGGATGAAAAATCCGTTATTCTTGGGGCAGACATGGCGCAAATTGAAAATGTCTCCGTGGGAGATCAAATCTATTCAGAACCCTTTGACATGGTGTTCACCGTCACGGGGATCCTTGAACGAAGTTACTCCCAGGATGATGGTATCTTTTTTCTGCCCCTGGAGACAGCTCAGAAAATGATTAACCGTGAAGGACGTCTTTCTGCAATCGCCTTGAAGTTGCATGATATCGACCGCCTGCAGGAGATAAGCCTTGAACTGCGCGGACAACTCCCTGAAGGATATTACGTCCTTGGTGCCAAGGAGCTCAGCGATGGTATCCTTGGTTTTTTTGCCGCCACACGCACCATCATGTTTGTCATGGTGGGGGTTGCCTTCGGTGTTTCTGTCTTCGGCATTATCAACACCATGCTCATGGCAGTAATGGAGCGCAAACGTGAAATAGCCTATCTGAAATGTGTGGGAGCACGCAGATCTGATATTCTGAAGCTTATTACGGCTGAGACCCTGCTTATCTGCCTGGCAGGAGCCCTGGCGGGAATCATTCTTGGACTTGTCATAACTCCCATTGCGGGATCCTTTCTGCGCACCCTTCTGGTGGCCTATGTTCCCGCCGGATCCATCGTATCGCCGGGCCTTGACATTGTCCTGCTCTCCCTTGTTCTGTCTGTGTCAACGGGGCTGTTATGCGCCCTCTATCCGGCCCTGAAAGCGTCGTCTATTGTTCCCATGGAGGTCTTGAGAAATGAGTAA
- a CDS encoding Na/Pi cotransporter family protein yields the protein MIRHMILLFSLLSLLSTVSVFAGDGENLSSETAMETLPEAAAEHDFMNELEGITPFTEAILALPMVFFIVGGLAIFLLGMNYMSSGLQTIAGSRLRSIIATLTNNRFSAVLVGFVVTVIVQSSSITTVMTVGFVNSGLMVLRQALGIIFGSNIGTTLTGWIIALNVGRFGLPILGIATFFYLFSKRDSIKYTALAFLGIGMVFFGLQLMTHGFRPFANSREFEALFLIFNTDTYLSMLMCVLLGAFLTVSVQSSSATMGITIALSVTGAIPFETAAALVLGENIGTTITAFLASLTTGANAKRAAYGHIIFNVVGVLWITSIFPFYISFIESLFERFSDTLQLVYGNGDTGGAIAVKIAMVHTVFNTVNTLVFIPLLGPLERLLFKLVPQDEEQGFHITELQTLKMHESPTLALAETSMEIRGVAEQVSRAGAALETYLTERDSAREKAKNTVFEIEEKVDLYQKELSDFLVEQLSTKELSHDVVQAIQNQFRVIDDYESISDYYVTALKRLIKIEKKKLFLDEDEREEILRLHRRVGSVLDSLRTYSCHEGCEKKGELLAELENIRYMIKDIRKNNLNALKNRNRDENVFISLTFADILTAYKKINNHFLSILELAE from the coding sequence GTGATACGTCATATGATCCTCTTGTTCTCTCTCCTATCGTTACTTTCCACTGTATCTGTCTTTGCTGGTGATGGGGAGAATCTCTCCTCCGAAACAGCTATGGAAACCCTTCCTGAAGCGGCAGCTGAACATGATTTTATGAATGAATTAGAAGGTATTACCCCCTTCACCGAAGCAATACTCGCGCTTCCCATGGTCTTTTTTATTGTGGGCGGTCTTGCCATATTCCTGTTGGGAATGAACTACATGTCTTCGGGGCTCCAAACGATTGCAGGGTCACGACTGCGCAGTATCATTGCGACCTTGACCAATAATCGGTTTTCCGCGGTTCTTGTGGGGTTTGTTGTCACGGTTATTGTGCAATCAAGTAGTATTACCACGGTAATGACCGTCGGGTTTGTGAATAGCGGGCTCATGGTCTTACGTCAAGCCCTTGGTATTATATTCGGTTCGAATATTGGTACCACCCTCACCGGATGGATTATTGCCCTGAATGTGGGGCGCTTTGGTCTTCCTATTCTGGGGATTGCGACCTTTTTCTATCTGTTTTCAAAGCGAGACAGCATAAAATATACGGCCCTTGCCTTTTTAGGGATTGGGATGGTCTTTTTCGGGTTGCAACTCATGACCCATGGGTTTCGTCCCTTTGCAAACTCGCGGGAATTTGAAGCGCTCTTTCTTATTTTTAACACTGATACCTATTTGAGCATGCTTATGTGTGTACTTCTCGGTGCATTCCTCACGGTATCTGTCCAATCGTCCTCAGCCACCATGGGGATCACCATTGCCCTTTCTGTAACGGGGGCAATTCCCTTTGAGACAGCGGCAGCCCTCGTGTTGGGAGAAAATATCGGAACAACCATTACGGCCTTTCTTGCCTCTCTTACCACAGGGGCAAATGCGAAGCGGGCCGCCTATGGACACATTATCTTTAATGTGGTGGGGGTTCTGTGGATTACCAGTATATTCCCCTTTTATATCTCATTTATTGAAAGTCTCTTTGAACGATTCAGCGACACCCTGCAGCTGGTGTATGGAAATGGTGATACGGGGGGAGCAATTGCAGTGAAAATTGCCATGGTGCATACCGTTTTTAATACGGTGAATACCCTGGTGTTTATTCCTCTTCTTGGCCCTCTTGAACGACTCTTATTTAAGCTTGTCCCGCAAGATGAAGAGCAGGGGTTTCATATTACGGAACTTCAAACGTTAAAAATGCATGAATCTCCCACCCTTGCCCTTGCAGAAACAAGTATGGAAATTCGCGGAGTGGCAGAGCAGGTTTCCCGTGCCGGAGCAGCCTTGGAGACATATCTAACAGAACGAGATTCTGCGCGGGAGAAAGCAAAAAATACGGTTTTTGAAATTGAAGAGAAGGTCGATTTATATCAAAAAGAACTCTCTGATTTTCTGGTGGAGCAGCTCTCTACAAAAGAACTCTCCCATGATGTGGTACAGGCGATTCAGAACCAATTTCGTGTTATTGACGATTATGAGAGTATTAGTGATTATTATGTGACGGCCCTGAAGCGGCTTATTAAAATAGAAAAGAAAAAGTTATTTCTTGATGAAGATGAGCGTGAAGAGATTTTACGTCTTCATCGTCGGGTCGGTTCTGTGCTTGATTCTCTGCGTACCTATTCGTGTCATGAAGGGTGCGAGAAGAAGGGCGAATTATTGGCAGAGCTTGAGAATATTCGCTACATGATTAAGGACATTCGTAAGAATAACCTCAATGCCTTGAAAAATAGAAACCGTGATGAGAATGTCTTTATCTCACTTACCTTTGCGGATATTCTTACGGCGTATAAAAAGATCAACAACCACTTTCTTAGTATTCTTGAATTGGCAGAATAA
- the arsB gene encoding ACR3 family arsenite efflux transporter, giving the protein MSTQNNSPLGFFERYLTLWVIICIVAGVFLGQFFPLIPETLSQWEYAQVSIPVAVLIWMMIYPMMLKIDFASVVNALKMPRGLIVTCSTNWLIKPFTMFFFAWLFLRVIFGGLIPDDLATEYIAGAVLLGAAPCTAMVFVWSHLTKGNPAYTLVQVSINNLILLVAFAPIVMILLGVSDVLVPYDTLLLSVMLFILVPLSAGYASRKIVIQKKGADYFEKVFLKKFDRIPIIGLLLTLIILFSFQGEVILNNPLHIVLIAVPLIIQTFCIFFVAYGWAWVWKLPHTIAAPAGLIGASNFFELAVAVAISLFGLQSGAALATVVGILVEVPLMLTLVKIANGTRRWFPAQNSPVH; this is encoded by the coding sequence ATGAGTACACAAAACAACAGTCCCCTTGGATTTTTTGAACGCTATCTTACCCTTTGGGTGATCATATGCATTGTGGCCGGTGTATTTCTCGGGCAGTTTTTCCCCCTCATACCGGAGACACTCAGTCAATGGGAATATGCGCAGGTATCGATTCCCGTTGCGGTGCTTATCTGGATGATGATTTACCCTATGATGCTGAAAATTGACTTTGCCAGCGTGGTAAACGCCCTGAAAATGCCAAGGGGGCTTATTGTAACCTGTTCCACCAACTGGCTCATCAAACCCTTCACAATGTTCTTTTTTGCCTGGCTTTTTCTCCGTGTGATCTTTGGCGGGCTTATCCCCGATGATCTTGCCACAGAGTATATTGCCGGAGCGGTGCTTCTTGGAGCAGCCCCCTGCACGGCCATGGTGTTTGTCTGGAGTCATCTGACAAAGGGAAACCCCGCCTACACCCTGGTACAGGTCTCTATTAATAATCTGATACTCCTTGTGGCCTTTGCACCCATTGTGATGATTCTTCTCGGGGTAAGTGACGTCCTTGTCCCCTATGACACACTCCTTCTGTCGGTTATGCTTTTTATTCTTGTACCGCTCTCTGCAGGCTATGCCTCACGCAAGATTGTCATACAAAAAAAAGGTGCAGATTATTTTGAAAAGGTTTTTTTGAAAAAATTTGACCGTATTCCCATTATCGGCCTTCTTTTGACCCTGATTATTCTCTTTTCATTTCAGGGTGAGGTTATTTTGAATAATCCCCTGCATATCGTGCTTATTGCCGTACCGCTTATTATTCAAACCTTCTGTATATTTTTTGTTGCCTATGGCTGGGCATGGGTATGGAAACTCCCCCACACTATCGCCGCCCCGGCGGGGCTTATCGGTGCCAGCAATTTCTTTGAACTTGCCGTGGCCGTGGCCATATCCCTTTTTGGTCTGCAATCCGGTGCCGCCCTTGCCACGGTGGTGGGGATTTTGGTGGAAGTACCCCTCATGCTGACCCTGGTGAAAATTGCCAATGGGACCCGAAGGTGGTTTCCAGCACAGAACTCCCCCGTCCATTAA
- a CDS encoding ABC transporter ATP-binding protein — protein MSNIITLDGVTKIYKRGIEEVHALDGISLSIAAGEYTAICGPSGSGKTTLLNVAGCMDHPTAGRVFVENQEVEAGSEAVLGEIRRSTIGFVFQQFFLIPTLTVQQNVALPLLFSHHKKEEEEIAEILRRVGLGHRMKHLPRELSGGEMQRVAVARSLVNDPKVILADEPTGNLDTKNAEAVIELFEDLNSGGIAVIMVTHNTELAKRCGKVVSLEDGKIIS, from the coding sequence ATGAGTAATATTATCACCCTTGACGGGGTTACCAAAATATACAAACGGGGAATTGAGGAAGTACACGCCCTTGATGGAATCAGCCTCTCCATTGCCGCCGGTGAATACACAGCTATTTGCGGCCCATCGGGCTCCGGGAAAACTACCCTGCTCAATGTGGCCGGCTGTATGGATCACCCCACGGCGGGACGGGTCTTTGTGGAAAATCAGGAAGTGGAGGCGGGCAGTGAGGCCGTCCTCGGAGAGATCCGCCGCTCCACCATCGGCTTTGTCTTCCAGCAGTTTTTTCTTATTCCCACCCTCACAGTACAGCAGAATGTTGCCCTGCCCCTCCTCTTTTCGCATCATAAAAAAGAGGAAGAGGAAATTGCGGAAATACTCCGACGGGTTGGCCTTGGGCATCGCATGAAGCATCTTCCCCGGGAGCTTTCCGGTGGAGAAATGCAGCGGGTGGCAGTGGCCAGAAGTCTCGTAAACGATCCGAAGGTTATCCTTGCCGATGAACCGACGGGAAATCTTGACACAAAAAATGCCGAAGCGGTCATAGAGCTCTTTGAAGATCTCAATTCAGGGGGTATCGCCGTTATTATGGTAACCCATAATACAGAGCTGGCCAAACGGTGCGGAAAGGTGGTATCCCTTGAAGACGGTAAAATTATTTCATAG
- the carA gene encoding glutamine-hydrolyzing carbamoyl-phosphate synthase small subunit — MVKGYVILEDGTVYKGKSFGAEGEALGEVVFNTSLTGYQEIITDPSYNRQAVVMTYPQIGNYGVNREDVESDRVHVEGLIVREACAYPSNFTAVMSLGEYLRQEGVVGIEKVDTRSLTRHIREAGSMKAVLYAGTKEPDVAALAKKAHEWEGLSGVDSVREVTCSEPYVFTGTPERPVPQDGKYNVVAIDYGVKSNILRMLSRAGCRVTVVPAQTTATEILAMNPHGVFLSNGPGDPSAVTYAHTTIRELIGTVPLFGICLGHQLLTIAYGGAAYKLKFGHHGGNHPIQNRTTGSVEITAQNHCYCTDMNSLSHTTVEETHVNLNDETCAGIRDRKNRVLAVQYHPEASPGPHDSAYLFREFIDMINDYISEKNKGFTECQSVRIYTK, encoded by the coding sequence GTGGTTAAAGGCTATGTAATACTCGAAGACGGAACTGTCTATAAGGGGAAGTCCTTCGGGGCAGAGGGAGAAGCCCTGGGAGAAGTTGTATTTAATACGAGCTTGACCGGTTATCAGGAAATTATTACGGATCCTTCCTATAATCGTCAAGCCGTTGTTATGACCTATCCGCAAATAGGAAATTATGGGGTAAATAGGGAAGATGTTGAGTCTGACCGAGTGCATGTTGAAGGGCTTATTGTACGGGAGGCCTGTGCATACCCGTCTAATTTTACCGCAGTAATGTCTCTTGGAGAGTATTTACGACAAGAGGGCGTTGTGGGGATAGAGAAGGTTGATACGCGGAGTTTAACACGACATATTCGAGAAGCTGGTTCTATGAAGGCTGTGCTATATGCAGGTACAAAAGAGCCTGACGTGGCCGCCCTTGCCAAAAAGGCGCATGAGTGGGAAGGGTTAAGTGGGGTTGATTCAGTACGTGAGGTTACCTGCTCAGAGCCCTATGTATTTACTGGAACCCCCGAACGACCAGTTCCACAGGATGGAAAATACAATGTTGTGGCCATTGACTACGGAGTGAAAAGCAATATTCTACGTATGTTAAGCCGGGCTGGATGCCGAGTGACTGTGGTTCCTGCGCAGACAACGGCAACGGAAATTCTTGCCATGAATCCCCATGGAGTGTTTCTTTCAAATGGCCCCGGAGATCCCTCTGCTGTAACGTACGCACACACCACCATTCGAGAATTAATTGGGACGGTGCCTCTCTTTGGAATTTGTCTTGGACATCAATTATTGACGATCGCTTACGGGGGAGCGGCGTATAAATTGAAGTTCGGTCATCACGGCGGAAATCATCCGATACAAAACAGAACCACCGGTTCTGTAGAGATAACAGCTCAAAATCACTGTTACTGCACGGATATGAACAGCCTGTCTCACACCACTGTTGAAGAGACCCACGTAAATCTTAATGATGAGACCTGTGCTGGAATTAGGGATCGCAAAAACCGTGTCTTGGCAGTACAATATCACCCTGAAGCTTCCCCGGGGCCCCATGATTCGGCGTATCTTTTCCGTGAGTTCATAGACATGATTAACGATTATATTTCAGAAAAAAATAAGGGGTTTACAGAATGCCAAAGCGTACGGATATACACAAAATAA